The Microbacterium sp. W4I20 genome segment GCTCCGCGACCTGGAAGGTGCCGTCGGCGCTGCCGGTCCACTCGACGGATGCTCCGCCCCGGGCGCTCCGGGTGCGGATGACGATCGTGTCGGCGACCATGAAGCAGCTCAGCAGCCCGATCCCGAACTGGCCGAGGTAGTCGCTGCGGGGCAGGTCGAAGATGTCGCGCTTCGAGCTGCGGCCGACGGTCGCGAGCAGATCCGCCACCTCGGACGCGGTCAGGCCGACGCCGTCGTCGCGCAGCACGAACTCGCCGTTCTCCGCCGTCAGCGGGGTGATCCGGATGCGGCCGCCCCCGCCGTCGACCTCGCGGCGGGCCGTGATCGCGTCGCGGGCGTTCTGCAGAAGCTCCCGCAGATACACCCGGGGGCTGGAGTAGATGTGCCTGCTGAGCAGGTCGACGACTCCGCGCAGGTCCACCTGGAACTGCTGCACTTCAGCGCTCACCGGCGCTCCCTCCCACTGCATCCGCTCGCCGAGCCTAACAACAACACCGAGCCTGGCCCGGTTCGGCTTCGTCCGGAGGATGCCGTATGCTGGATCAGCAGTTGTTGTCTGCATTCTTTCGCCGTGCCTGGGGTCTCCCGATCACAGTCCGGTGGCAGGATGAAGGGAACACCCCGAGACTCTCCGGTCTCTAGGGCGGTAGCTCAATTGGCAGAGCAGCGGTCTCCAAAACCGCAGGTTGCAGGTTCGATTCCTGTCCGCCCTGCGCGTCAGCGCAACGCTGACACACGAAAGGTACATTCAGGATGGATCAGGAAGACCCTCGCGGCGAGCTGGTCGCGGCCGGCGGCACGCGTGAGAAGAAGCTCGGCTTCTTCGCGGGTATCGCCCTGTTCCTCCGTCAAGTCATCTCCGAACTGCGCAAGGTCGTCACTCCGACGCGCAAGGAGCTGTTCAAGTTCACCGGTGTGGTGCTCATCTTCGTCGTGATCGTCATGGGCATCGTCTACGGCTTGGACACGCTGTTCGCGTACGTGACGCACTGGGTGTTCGGAATCCCCGGCTGATGACGCCCGCGGCTCACGCCGCAGCTATGGAGAAGAAACAACGTGTCTGAACGATATTCCGACGACGCCGACTGGGCGACCGCCGCAGAGCAGTCCAGCGAGGAAGACGAAGCCCAGGAGGGCAACGTCCTCGCTGCAGAGGAACTCTCGGTCACCTCGGCTGAGCACGTCGCCGTCCACGTCGAAGACGAAGACGGTGACGACGACTCCACGGAAGACCTCGACATCGACATCGACGACCCGGAGGCCGACGCCATCGTGAACGACGCCCTGAACCTGGACGAAGCCGCCGAGACCGAAGCAGCAGCCGA includes the following:
- the secE gene encoding preprotein translocase subunit SecE, which codes for MDQEDPRGELVAAGGTREKKLGFFAGIALFLRQVISELRKVVTPTRKELFKFTGVVLIFVVIVMGIVYGLDTLFAYVTHWVFGIPG